The following are from one region of the Rhodopirellula sp. P2 genome:
- the ettA gene encoding energy-dependent translational throttle protein EttA — protein MAGQFIYQITDLTKKHGQRKILENVNLAFYPGAKIGVLGPNGAGKSTLLKIMAGMDTEFEGTARLGKGFTVGYLEQEPPLDPTKTVFENVQEAVAERQAIVDRYNEISGLLGEVTDDDEMQKLCDEMATLQDIIDANNLWELDRFVEMSMAVMNLPPKDAEITNLSGGEKRRVALCQLLIRQPDLLLLDEPTNHLDAESVSWLEQHLANYQGTVVAVTHDRYFLDNVAQWILEVDRGRGMPFEGNYSAWLENRAKRMALEERQQKAREKNLARELEWIRMSPKARQAKSKARIKSYEQMSAEQFEDRPDDLEIQIPSGKHLGSLVIEAHHVNKAFGDKTLMTDMNFRLPPGGIVGIIGPNGVGKTTLFKMLTGSEPVDGGEIKIGETVDLGYVDQSRDKLDPNKTIFQEISGGHDSFEMGGRVMHARTYVSRFNFKGPDQEKKVGVLSGGERNRVHLASLLRKGCNVLLLDEPTNDLDVDTLRALEEAIANFAGCVVVTSHDRWFLDRLATHILAFEGDGKVVWCEGNFDTYERNRRERMGEDADDDSPKSRYKSIHAG, from the coding sequence ATGGCCGGTCAATTCATTTACCAAATCACCGACCTGACCAAGAAACACGGTCAACGGAAGATCCTCGAGAACGTCAACCTCGCCTTTTACCCTGGCGCCAAAATCGGTGTGCTCGGCCCCAACGGTGCCGGTAAATCCACCCTGCTGAAAATCATGGCAGGCATGGACACCGAGTTCGAAGGCACCGCGCGCTTGGGCAAAGGATTCACGGTCGGCTACCTCGAACAAGAGCCACCCCTGGACCCGACCAAGACGGTTTTTGAAAACGTTCAGGAAGCCGTCGCTGAACGCCAGGCCATCGTCGATCGCTACAACGAGATCAGCGGTCTGCTCGGCGAAGTCACCGACGACGACGAGATGCAAAAACTCTGCGACGAAATGGCGACGTTGCAAGACATCATCGACGCCAACAACCTGTGGGAACTTGATCGCTTCGTCGAAATGTCGATGGCGGTGATGAACCTGCCCCCCAAAGACGCCGAGATCACCAACCTGTCCGGTGGTGAAAAACGCCGCGTCGCACTCTGCCAGTTGCTCATTCGCCAACCCGACTTGCTGCTGCTCGACGAACCCACCAACCACCTCGATGCCGAATCCGTTTCGTGGTTGGAACAACACTTGGCCAACTACCAAGGCACCGTCGTGGCCGTCACCCACGATCGTTACTTCCTGGACAACGTCGCGCAGTGGATCCTCGAAGTGGACCGCGGTCGCGGCATGCCATTCGAAGGCAACTACAGCGCATGGTTGGAAAACCGCGCCAAACGAATGGCCCTGGAAGAGCGTCAACAAAAGGCTCGCGAGAAGAACTTGGCTCGCGAACTGGAATGGATCCGGATGAGCCCCAAGGCTCGCCAAGCCAAGTCCAAGGCGCGGATCAAATCGTACGAGCAAATGTCCGCCGAACAGTTCGAAGATCGTCCCGACGACTTGGAAATCCAAATCCCTTCGGGCAAACACCTCGGCTCGCTGGTCATCGAAGCTCACCACGTCAACAAAGCGTTTGGCGACAAGACCTTGATGACGGACATGAACTTTCGCTTGCCACCCGGCGGGATCGTCGGCATCATCGGCCCCAACGGGGTGGGCAAGACCACGCTGTTCAAGATGCTGACCGGAAGTGAACCCGTCGATGGCGGCGAAATCAAAATCGGTGAAACCGTCGACCTCGGTTACGTCGATCAATCTCGCGACAAACTGGATCCCAACAAAACGATCTTCCAAGAGATCAGTGGCGGTCACGATTCGTTTGAAATGGGTGGCCGCGTCATGCACGCTCGCACCTACGTTTCGCGATTCAACTTCAAAGGCCCCGACCAGGAAAAGAAAGTCGGTGTGCTCTCCGGTGGAGAACGCAACCGAGTTCACTTGGCATCGCTGCTTCGCAAAGGCTGCAACGTCTTGCTGCTCGACGAACCAACGAACGACCTCGACGTGGACACCCTGCGTGCCCTCGAAGAAGCGATCGCGAACTTTGCGGGCTGCGTTGTCGTGACGTCGCACGACCGCTGGTTCCTCGATCGCCTTGCAACCCATATCCTTGCGTTTGAAGGCGACGGAAAAGTGGTTTGGTGCGAAGGCAACTTCGACACCTACGAACGCAATCGTCGTGAACGCATGGGCGAAGACGCCGACGACGACTCGCCCAAATCCCGATACAAAAGCATTCACGCGGGCTGA
- the trhO gene encoding oxygen-dependent tRNA uridine(34) hydroxylase TrhO: MTESNVSSALSDSADQAGAADLPVAVAALYCFTPLPQFESLREPLRRRMSGDGIRGSLLLAGEGINGTLAGPRELMEPFIDWLRSMELDDQATPLRGMDVKWSYCEQVPFRKTKVRLKREIVTMGVEGINPLRSVGTYVEPQDWNALVDDPEVTLIDTRNDYEIEIGTFQGAVNPGTDSFREFPQFVEQNLDPEKHPKVAMFCTGGIRCEKSTAYLKERGFEEVYHLRGGILNYLEKMPEEESRWQGECFVFDNRVAVDHQLRAGAYELCHGCGWPLTAEMKQHPDYERGVACSRCAAEVTEDQRKRRRMRQQQLDQGV; encoded by the coding sequence ATGACCGAATCAAACGTTTCCTCTGCTCTCTCTGATTCCGCTGACCAAGCTGGTGCGGCCGATTTGCCGGTGGCCGTTGCGGCTTTGTACTGCTTCACGCCATTGCCGCAGTTTGAATCGCTGCGAGAACCGTTACGCCGGCGCATGTCTGGCGATGGCATTCGCGGTTCGTTGTTGTTGGCGGGGGAAGGGATCAATGGGACTCTCGCCGGCCCGCGAGAGTTGATGGAACCGTTCATCGATTGGCTGCGGTCCATGGAACTGGACGACCAGGCGACGCCTTTGCGTGGGATGGACGTCAAATGGTCGTACTGCGAGCAGGTTCCGTTTCGAAAAACCAAGGTCCGGTTGAAACGCGAGATCGTGACGATGGGGGTGGAGGGCATCAATCCACTGCGATCCGTCGGCACCTACGTCGAACCGCAGGATTGGAACGCGTTGGTGGACGATCCCGAGGTCACCCTGATCGACACGCGAAACGACTACGAGATCGAAATTGGGACCTTTCAAGGGGCCGTCAATCCTGGCACGGATTCCTTTCGAGAGTTTCCCCAGTTTGTGGAACAGAACTTGGATCCGGAAAAACACCCCAAAGTGGCGATGTTTTGCACGGGGGGGATCCGGTGCGAGAAGTCGACCGCCTATTTGAAGGAACGCGGGTTTGAAGAGGTTTATCACCTGCGTGGCGGGATTTTGAATTATTTGGAGAAGATGCCCGAGGAAGAATCTCGTTGGCAGGGCGAATGTTTTGTGTTCGACAATCGCGTGGCGGTCGATCACCAATTGCGGGCCGGGGCTTACGAATTGTGCCATGGCTGTGGTTGGCCCCTGACCGCCGAAATGAAGCAGCATCCCGACTATGAGCGTGGGGTCGCTTGTTCGCGTTGTGCGGCGGAGGTGACCGAAGACCAGCGAAAACGTCGGCGGATGCGACAACAACAGCTCGACCAGGGCGTATAA
- a CDS encoding c-type cytochrome domain-containing protein, protein MLVTMIQLVSKEIQIVSNGNVGRSALRVFAAATLIAGTLLATFSGRGSTADAQETNSRAGAKPLDARSRTIVQSVELQVKRAGAAYSKGDYDTSGEALRKAIGQIDVAGNAASPALHDALLPTMRRIINARAMLELEGVTLPPFRIPAPPTATADPMAETPGSDASSELATDGVSFVSDVAPILVGKCGGCHIRGNKGGFTLQTFAKLMEGPSEGVVVFPGDVIASRLIETIETGDMPRGGGKVSQEQLDTLKQWVIQGAKFDGPDPTAMLTSLKGEGSAAASLVPPEPAQPTMVGKPTGNESVSFSKDVAPLLVENCTGCHLDAMQTRGGLRMDTLAQMLRGGDSGSVMQPGDGEASLLVQKLRGSAGDRMPAGGRPPLSDSDIQLISTWISEGAKVDEALVQTPMKVVTAQAWLSAAASPEVSARRAEIAESDFRLAGADMSRLQKQVTDHFAVWGDVSPATLEAVAESAEAALVQAQKFLPPADGTSEDFFHGKASIYVLAKRYDYSEFAKMVEGRSVPAQWQSHWKYDGIRAYVAVVASERATEEEIAQRMLATIASLAVVSRGEAVPRWFAQGLGTAISGGETKRDRNENLRRQAELVTAVGSLKSGKDFLNGKLPPERADRMAVAIAESLLSRQNRRGLDAVLRNLQSGQPFSQAFQTGMNTTPIAYVDAWLQWVQ, encoded by the coding sequence ATGTTGGTGACGATGATTCAGCTCGTTTCGAAAGAGATTCAGATCGTTTCGAATGGGAACGTTGGCCGTTCGGCTCTTCGCGTTTTCGCCGCGGCGACGTTGATCGCCGGGACGCTGCTGGCGACGTTTTCCGGCCGGGGGTCGACGGCGGACGCTCAAGAAACCAATTCGCGAGCGGGCGCCAAACCGCTCGATGCGCGATCGCGAACAATTGTTCAGTCGGTCGAATTGCAGGTGAAGCGTGCCGGGGCCGCGTACTCCAAGGGCGACTACGACACCTCGGGGGAGGCTCTGCGAAAGGCGATCGGGCAAATCGATGTGGCGGGCAACGCGGCGTCGCCCGCGCTGCACGATGCGTTGCTGCCGACAATGCGCCGAATCATCAACGCTCGGGCGATGCTGGAACTGGAAGGCGTGACGCTGCCACCGTTTCGAATCCCTGCTCCTCCCACAGCGACGGCGGATCCGATGGCCGAAACGCCTGGATCGGATGCCTCGAGTGAGTTAGCAACGGATGGCGTCAGTTTCGTGTCGGACGTCGCGCCGATCTTGGTCGGCAAGTGCGGCGGCTGTCACATTCGCGGCAACAAGGGCGGGTTCACGTTGCAGACCTTTGCCAAGTTGATGGAAGGCCCCTCTGAAGGTGTGGTGGTTTTCCCCGGTGATGTGATTGCCAGTCGCTTGATTGAAACCATCGAAACGGGGGACATGCCTCGTGGCGGCGGAAAAGTCAGCCAGGAACAGTTGGACACGCTGAAGCAATGGGTGATCCAGGGGGCCAAGTTTGACGGTCCGGATCCCACCGCGATGCTCACCAGTTTGAAGGGGGAAGGATCGGCTGCTGCCTCACTCGTCCCACCGGAACCCGCTCAGCCGACGATGGTTGGCAAGCCAACCGGCAACGAATCCGTCTCGTTTTCAAAGGATGTGGCGCCGCTGTTGGTTGAGAATTGCACCGGGTGTCACTTGGATGCGATGCAGACCCGTGGTGGTTTGCGAATGGACACGTTGGCTCAGATGCTTCGCGGTGGCGACAGTGGTTCGGTGATGCAGCCCGGCGACGGCGAGGCCAGTTTGTTGGTTCAAAAGCTCCGCGGCAGTGCTGGCGATCGCATGCCCGCCGGCGGTCGCCCGCCACTTTCGGACAGTGACATCCAGTTGATTTCGACTTGGATCAGCGAAGGTGCCAAGGTGGATGAGGCTTTGGTGCAAACCCCGATGAAGGTGGTCACGGCTCAGGCTTGGTTGTCCGCGGCGGCTTCCCCTGAGGTCAGTGCGCGTCGGGCCGAGATCGCGGAATCCGATTTCCGGTTGGCCGGTGCCGACATGAGCAGGTTGCAGAAACAGGTCACCGACCACTTTGCCGTTTGGGGCGATGTTTCGCCAGCAACGCTGGAGGCGGTGGCGGAGTCCGCAGAGGCCGCGTTGGTGCAGGCTCAGAAGTTTTTGCCCCCCGCCGATGGGACATCCGAGGACTTTTTCCATGGCAAGGCGTCGATCTACGTGTTGGCCAAGCGATATGACTACAGCGAGTTTGCCAAGATGGTCGAGGGCCGAAGCGTGCCGGCTCAGTGGCAATCGCACTGGAAATACGACGGAATCCGGGCCTACGTCGCGGTCGTGGCATCGGAGCGTGCGACCGAAGAAGAAATCGCCCAGCGGATGCTGGCGACAATCGCCAGTCTCGCCGTGGTCAGTCGCGGGGAGGCGGTGCCGCGATGGTTTGCCCAAGGTTTGGGGACCGCGATTTCCGGCGGCGAGACCAAACGGGATCGAAATGAGAATCTGCGGCGGCAGGCGGAGTTGGTCACCGCGGTGGGGAGTTTGAAGTCGGGGAAAGACTTTTTAAACGGCAAGTTGCCACCCGAGCGAGCGGACCGGATGGCAGTTGCGATTGCCGAGTCCTTGTTGTCTCGGCAAAATCGGAGAGGGTTGGATGCCGTGCTGCGAAATCTGCAATCGGGCCAACCGTTTTCGCAAGCGTTTCAGACGGGCATGAACACGACACCGATTGCTTATGTGGACGCTTGGCTGCAATGGGTTCAATGA
- a CDS encoding M20/M25/M40 family metallo-hydrolase, translating into MNTKRTDASQWAAMDESAALDRYLELTRIPGKSGDEAAVSSSIQAMLLQAGVDPAWIQSDDAGTKTRLSGNAGNLIVSLPGDESLPRTLLSAHMDTVPICVGSNPVVRDDEELGRIVVSDGPTGLGADDRSGCAVILSAIFERLARQAKQPDLRLAPAVILFLIQEEVGLEGARHLEVSKVGRVDRAFNFDGGGLDKIRHGAIGGERVQITVRGHAAHAGVAPEKGVSAIVIASEAISSLHRNGWLGLVEKDGRRGTANVGVFEGGDATNVITPEVQLRAEARSHDSEFRAEIVSQMKAAFEKAAQSVTDVQGRAGSVEFSSRVDYEAFRLAEDHPSVLAATQLISQLGRSPECEVANGGLDANWLMLHGIEAVTLGCGQASIHTVDEYLLVDEYLAACRLAAELIAPV; encoded by the coding sequence ATGAATACGAAACGAACGGATGCCTCCCAGTGGGCGGCCATGGATGAATCAGCTGCCCTGGATCGCTATCTCGAACTGACGCGAATTCCTGGCAAGAGCGGTGATGAAGCCGCGGTTTCCAGTTCAATCCAAGCAATGTTGTTGCAGGCAGGAGTGGATCCGGCCTGGATTCAATCCGACGATGCCGGCACCAAGACGCGTTTGAGTGGCAACGCGGGGAATCTCATCGTGTCGTTGCCGGGCGATGAATCGCTGCCTCGAACTTTGCTGTCCGCTCACATGGACACGGTTCCGATCTGTGTTGGATCCAATCCCGTGGTTCGCGACGACGAAGAGTTAGGCCGGATTGTGGTCTCGGATGGTCCGACGGGCCTGGGGGCCGATGACCGGAGTGGTTGCGCGGTGATCCTCAGTGCCATCTTCGAACGCTTGGCTCGCCAGGCCAAACAGCCGGATCTGCGGTTGGCTCCGGCCGTGATTCTGTTCCTGATCCAGGAAGAAGTTGGGTTGGAGGGGGCTCGTCACCTGGAAGTGTCCAAGGTGGGGCGGGTCGACCGGGCGTTCAATTTCGATGGTGGCGGGCTCGACAAAATTCGTCATGGGGCGATTGGTGGCGAGCGAGTGCAGATAACGGTTCGAGGGCATGCGGCTCACGCCGGCGTGGCACCTGAGAAGGGGGTGAGTGCGATCGTGATTGCCTCCGAAGCGATCAGCAGTCTGCATCGCAATGGATGGCTAGGGTTGGTCGAGAAAGATGGCCGCCGAGGGACCGCCAACGTGGGCGTTTTTGAAGGCGGAGACGCCACCAACGTGATCACTCCGGAGGTTCAGTTGCGAGCCGAGGCTCGGAGTCACGATTCGGAGTTTCGAGCTGAAATCGTCTCGCAAATGAAAGCGGCGTTCGAAAAGGCGGCTCAATCAGTGACAGATGTTCAGGGGCGGGCGGGCAGCGTGGAATTCAGCAGTCGCGTGGATTACGAGGCGTTTCGATTGGCGGAAGATCATCCGTCGGTGTTGGCAGCGACTCAGTTGATCTCGCAATTGGGGCGTTCGCCGGAGTGCGAGGTTGCCAACGGCGGCTTGGATGCCAACTGGCTGATGTTGCATGGGATCGAAGCCGTCACGCTCGGTTGCGGTCAGGCGTCCATTCATACCGTTGACGAGTATCTGCTGGTCGACGAGTACTTGGCCGCCTGCCGATTGGCGGCGGAACTGATCGCTCCAGTTTGA
- the guaA gene encoding glutamine-hydrolyzing GMP synthase: MTSSANTTSPAIAETTWLTEQRILVLDFGSQYAQLIARRVREQNVYCQIVRHDISAERIAELAPKGIILSGGPSSVYEEGAPKCDEGLFDLGIPVLGICYGMQLACQALGGKVDNTPSREYGRAMCDFVDRDSIFRGMQESEQVWMSHGDQVSQIADQFTAMAKTSTCPYAAIRHNERPVFGMQFHPEVTHTPHGGQILRNFVIDVCGCDGSWKLGDFANAAIESIRKQVGDKRVICGLSGGVDSSVVAALLYKAIGPQLSCILVDNGLLRKNEQQIVLEEFSNHFKTDLHIVEAEDRFLNDLAGIDEPQEKRRRIGHAFIECFKDEAAKIDGAHFLAQGTLYPDVIESGADKDGPAATIKLHHNVGGLPEELGFELIEPLRDLFKDEVRRLGLELGLPEQLVWRHPFPGPGLAVRCLGEITRDKLVVLREADAIVVEEIENAGLYRETSQAFAVLLPVQSVGVMGDARTYDNAVAVRCVNTDDFMTADWSHLPYELLARISTRIINEVKGVNRVCYDISSKPPATIEWE; this comes from the coding sequence ATGACCTCTTCTGCGAACACCACCTCGCCCGCCATCGCTGAAACGACTTGGCTCACCGAGCAACGCATCCTGGTACTCGATTTTGGTTCGCAATACGCGCAACTGATCGCCCGCCGCGTTCGCGAACAAAACGTCTATTGCCAAATTGTTCGCCACGACATCTCCGCTGAACGAATCGCGGAACTGGCTCCCAAAGGCATCATCCTCTCGGGCGGCCCCAGCAGCGTTTACGAAGAGGGCGCCCCAAAGTGCGACGAAGGGCTGTTCGATCTGGGGATCCCCGTCCTCGGCATTTGCTACGGAATGCAATTGGCCTGCCAAGCCCTGGGCGGCAAAGTCGACAACACACCCAGCCGCGAATACGGCCGAGCGATGTGCGACTTCGTCGATCGCGATTCGATCTTCCGGGGCATGCAAGAGTCCGAACAGGTCTGGATGAGCCACGGTGACCAGGTGTCACAGATCGCCGATCAGTTCACCGCGATGGCCAAGACATCGACCTGCCCCTACGCCGCGATTCGCCACAACGAGCGTCCAGTGTTCGGAATGCAGTTCCACCCCGAAGTCACCCACACACCACACGGCGGCCAAATCCTTCGCAACTTTGTCATCGATGTCTGCGGCTGCGATGGCAGTTGGAAACTGGGTGACTTTGCGAATGCCGCGATTGAATCGATTCGCAAACAGGTCGGCGACAAACGAGTCATCTGCGGGCTGTCCGGTGGAGTGGACTCCTCGGTCGTCGCCGCGTTGCTCTACAAAGCCATCGGGCCTCAACTCTCCTGCATCCTGGTCGACAACGGACTGCTGCGTAAGAACGAACAACAGATCGTGCTGGAAGAGTTCAGCAACCACTTCAAGACCGACCTGCACATCGTCGAAGCCGAAGATCGATTCTTGAACGATTTGGCGGGCATTGATGAACCACAAGAGAAACGTCGCCGCATCGGCCACGCCTTCATCGAATGCTTCAAAGACGAAGCCGCCAAAATCGACGGCGCCCACTTCCTGGCACAGGGCACGCTGTACCCCGACGTGATCGAAAGCGGAGCGGACAAGGACGGCCCCGCCGCCACCATCAAGTTGCACCACAATGTCGGCGGACTTCCTGAAGAATTGGGGTTTGAATTGATCGAACCTCTGCGAGACTTATTCAAAGACGAAGTGCGTCGACTCGGTTTGGAACTGGGACTGCCCGAACAACTCGTTTGGCGTCACCCCTTCCCCGGTCCCGGATTGGCCGTGCGTTGCTTGGGTGAGATCACCCGAGACAAACTGGTCGTGCTACGAGAAGCCGACGCGATCGTGGTCGAAGAAATCGAAAACGCGGGACTGTACCGAGAAACCAGCCAAGCGTTCGCCGTTTTGCTGCCGGTCCAAAGCGTCGGTGTGATGGGCGATGCCCGCACCTACGACAACGCCGTCGCGGTTCGCTGCGTCAACACAGACGACTTCATGACCGCGGACTGGAGTCACCTGCCGTACGAACTGCTGGCTCGCATCAGCACCCGAATCATCAACGAAGTCAAAGGCGTCAACCGAGTTTGTTACGACATCAGCAGCAAACCGCCCGCGACGATCGAATGGGAGTGA